Proteins from a single region of Festucalex cinctus isolate MCC-2025b chromosome 19, RoL_Fcin_1.0, whole genome shotgun sequence:
- the LOC144008145 gene encoding sodium/potassium-transporting ATPase subunit alpha-3-like — MGYGRSDSYRVATTQDKDEKESPKKKGGKGMDDLKKEVPITEHKMSVEEVCRKYTTDIVQGLTNSRAAEYLARDGPNALTPPPTTPEWVKFCRQLFGGFSILLWIGAILCFLAYAIQAATEDEPAGDNLYLGIVLSAVVIITGCFSYFQEAKSSKIMESFKNMVPQQALVIREGEKMQIDAEQVVAGDLVEVKGGDRIPADLRIISSHGCKVDNSSLTGESEPQTRSPDCTHENPLETRNIAFFSTNCVEGTARGIVVCTGDRTVMGRIATLTSGLETGKTPIAKEIEHFIHIITGVAVFLGVTFFVLSLVLGYSWLEAVIFLIGIIVANVPEGLLATVTVCLTLTAKRMARKNCLVKNLEAVETLGSTSTICSDKTGTLTQNRMTVAHMWFDNQIHEADTTEDQSGSSFDKSSTTWVSLARIAALCNRAVFKAGQESLPILKREVAGDASESALLKCIELSCGTVKSMRDKNKKVAEIPFNSTNKYQLSIHESDDESDKRYLLVMKGAPERILDRCSTIMLQGREQPMDDEMKEAFQNAYLELGGLGERVLGFCHLFLPEESYPKGFAFDTDDVNFQTDNLCFVGLMSMIDPPRAAVPDAVGKCRSAGIKVIMVTGDHPITAKAIAKGVGIISEGNETVEDIAARLNIPVSQVNPRDAKACVIHGTDLKDLNQDQMDDILRNHTEIVFARTSPQQKLIIVEGCQRQGAIVAVTGDGVNDSPALKKADIGVAMGISGSDVSKQAADMILLDDNFASIVTGVEEGRLIFDNLKKSIAYTLTSNIPEITPFLFFILVNIPLPLGTITILCIDLGTDMVPAISLAYEAAESDIMKRQPRNPMRDKLVNERLISIAYGQIGMIQALGGFFAYFVIMAENGFRPSVLMGIRLNWDDRSNNDLEDSYGQQWTYEQRKIVEFTCHTAFFVSIVVVQWADVIICKTRRNSVFQQGMRNKILIFGLFEETALAAFLSYCPGMDVALRMYPLKASWWFCAFPYSFLIFVYDEIRKLILRRNPGGWVEKETYY; from the exons ATGGGG TATGGACGGTCGGACAGCTATCGCGTGGCCACCACGCAGGACAAGGATGAGAAGGAGTCGCCCAAGAAGAAAGGAGGCAAGGGCATGGACGACCTCAAGAAGGAAGTCCCTATC ACGGAGCACAAAATGTCCGTGGAGGAAGTTTGCAGGAAATACACCACTGACATCGTGCAG GGTCTGACCAACTCCAGGGCTGCAGAGTACTTGGCGAGAGACGGTCCAAATGCCTTGACCCCACCCCCTACCACCCCGGAGTGGGTCAAGTTCTGTCGCCAGCTGTTTGGCGGATTCTCCATCCTGCTGTGGATCGGCGCCATCCTCTGCTTCCTGGCCTACGCCATCCAGGCAGCCACGGAGGACGAGCCTGCCGGGGATAAC TTGTACCTCGGTATCGTGTTGTCGGCTGTCGTCATCATCACTGGCTGCTTCTCCTACTTCCAAGAAGCCAAAAGCTCCAAGATCATGGAGTCCTTCAAGAACATGGTCCCCCAG CAAGCCCTGGTGATCCGCGAAGGGGAGAAGATGCAGATCGATGCCGAGCAGGTGGTGGCCGGGGACCTGGTGGAAGTGAAAGGGGGAGACCGGATCCCCGCCGACCTCCGCATCATCTCCTCCCACGGCTGCAAG GTGGACAACTCCTCCCTGACTGGCGAATCGGAGCCTCAGACCAGGTCGCCAGATTGCACCCATGAAAATCCTCTAGAGACCCGCAACATTGCCTTCTTCTCCACAAACTGTGTGGAGG GCACAGCTCGCGGTATTGTGGTGTGCACGGGTGATCGCACGGTCATGGGCCGCATCGCCACCCTCACCTCGGGCCTGGAGACCGGCAAG ACGCCCATCGCCAAGGAGATCGAGCACTTCATCCACATCATCACCGGCGTGGCCGTCTTCCTCGGCGTCACCTTCTTCGTCCTGTCGCTGGTCCTGGGGTACTCCTGGCTGGAGGCCGTCATCTTCCTCATCGGCATCATCGTCGCCAACGTACCTGAAGGTCTGCTGGCCACCGTCACT GTGTGTCTCACGCTAACTGCTAAGCGAATGGCCCGTAAGAACTGCCTGGTCAAGAACCTGGAGGCGGTGGAGACGCTGGGCTCCACCTCCACCATCTGCTCAGACAAGACGGGCACCCTGACCCAGAACAGGATGACTGTGGCACACATGTGGTTTGATAACCAGATCCATGAGGCCGACACGACCGAGGACCAGTCAG GCTCCTCCTTTGATAAAAGCTCCACGACATGGGTGTCCCTGGCCCGCATCGCCGCACTGTGCAACCGCGCCGTATTCAAGGCCGGCCAAGAGTCGCTGCCCATCCTCAAGCGCGAGGTGGCCGGCGACGCCTCCGAATCGGCGTTGCTCAAGTGCATCGAGCTGTCTTGCGGCACTGTCAAGTCCATGAGGGACAAGAACAAGAAGGTGGCCGAGATACCCTTCAACTCCACCAACAAGTATCAG CTCTCCATTCACGAGAGCGATGATGAGTCCGACAAACGCTACCTGCTGGTGATGAAGGGAGCCCCCGAGAGGATTCTGGATCGCTGCTCCACCATCATGTTGCAGGGCCGCGAGCAGCCAATGGATGACGAGATGAAGGAGGCCTTCCAGAACGCTTACTTGGAACTGGGAGGCCTGGGGGAGAGAGTGTTGG GCTTCTGCCACCTCTTCCTACCCGAAGAATCCTACCCAAAAGGCTTTGCCTTTGACACGGACGATGTCAACTTCCAGACGGACAACCTTTGCTTCGTGGGCCTCATGTCGATGATTGACCCGCCGCGAGCCGCCGTCCCCGACGCTGTGGGCAAGTGTCGCTCTGCTGGCATCAAG GTCATCATGGTGACCGGCGATCATCCAATCACGGCCAAGGCCATCGCCAAGGGCGTGGGCATCATTTCCGAGGGCAACGAGACGGTAGAAGACATCGCCGCGCGTCTCAACATCCCCGTGAGTCAAGTGAACCCTAG GGACGCGAAAGCCTGCGTGATTCATGGAACAGACCTGAAGGACCTCAACCAGGACCAGATGGACGACATTTTAAGGAATCACACAGAGATCGTCTTTGCCAGAACTTCACCGCAACAGAAGCTCATCATCGTCGAGGGCTGCCAGAGACAG GGCGCCATCGTGGCCGTGACGGGCGACGGCGTGAACGACTCTCCCGCCCTCAAGAAGGCCGACATCGGCGTCGCCATGGGAATCTCTGGCTCGGACGTATCCAAACAAGCCGCCGACATGATCCTGCTGGACGACAACTTCGCCTCCATCGTCACGGGCGTGGAGGAAG GCCGCCTCATCTTCGACAATCTGAAGAAGTCCATCGCCTACACGCTCACCAGCAACATCCCCGAGATCACGcccttcctcttcttcatccTGGTCAACATCCCGCTCCCGCTGGGCACCATCACCATCCTCTGCATCGACCTGGGCACAGACATG GTTCCAGCCATCTCACTGGCGTACGAGGCGGCGGAAAGCGACATCATGAAGCGTCAGCCCAGGAACCCGATGAGGGACAAACTGGTCAACGAGAGGCTCATCAGCATCGCCTACGGACAGATCG GTATGATCCAAGCTCTCGGCGGCTTCTTCGCCTACTTCGTCATCATGGCCGAAAACGGCTTCCGACCCTCCGTGCTGATGGGAATTCGCCTTAACTGGGACGACCGCTCCAACAACGACCTGGAGGACAGCTACGGCCAACAATGG ACGTATGAGCAGCGCAAGATCGTCGAGTTCACGTGCCACACGGCCTTCTTCGTCAGCATCGTGGTGGTGCAGTGGGCTGACGTCATCATCTGCAAGACCAGACGCAACTCCGTTTTCCAGCAGGGAATGAG GAACAAGATTTTGATCTTCGGCCTGTTTGAGGAAACGGCCCTCGCCGCCTTCCTGTCTTACTGCCCCGGCATGGACGTGGCGCTACGGATGTACCCGCTCAA GGCCAGCTGGTGGTTCTGCGCCTTCCCATACAGTTTCCTCATCTTTGTTTACGATGAGATCCGGAAGCTCATCTTGCGCCGAAACCCTGGAG GTTGGGTGGAAAAGGAGACATACTATTAA